The window CGGTCACGACGGCCGTCTTCGTCGCCACGGGGCCGAATCTAACAGAGGAGCGGCGACGGACGCCCGAGGGACCGGCGCGGAGGGGTCACGCGGCGGCCGTGACGGATTCGATCGCCGCGAGCGTTCCCGCCGGGCGGCACCGCCCCTCCCGGACGATCCAGCGGAGCATCCGGGACAGCGTTTCGCCGGGCCCGACCTCGAGGAAATCGCGGTGGCCGTCGGCGAACATCGTCTCGACCGTCTCCTTCCATCGGGACGGCAGCGCGATCTGGCGGGCGAGGAGATCCGCGACGGCGGCCGCGGAGTCGATCCGCTCCGCGCGGTGCCCGGCATAGAGCGGAAACCGGGGGGCGGCGATCGACGCGCATCCTTCGACGATCGGCCGGACGGCGCGGGCGACGGGCTCCATCAGCGCGCTGTGGATCGGCCAGGTCATCGGAAGCCGGATCACCTTCAGCGCGCGCGGGGCGAGCTCCGCGAGCGCCCCCTCGATTCCCGCCTCCGACCCGGTCAGGACGAGCTGCGTCGCCGCGTTGACGTTCCCGATCCACACCGGCGCGCCCCTCCCGCGAAGCCCCGCGCACACCTCTTCCACCGCGGCGGCGGGAATGCCGATGACCGCGCCCATTCCGCCGCGGATATCGAGCCGTTCGACCGTGTCGAAGACCGCGAGGAGCACCGTCAGCGCGTCGTCGTCGGAGACCGCCCCGGCCGCGACGAGCGCGGCGTAGTTCCCGAGGGAGTATCCGGCGATCGCCGCGGGAACCCGGCCCCGCCGGAACAGCTCCCGCGCGGCGAGCACGGACACGAGGAAGACGCCGGGCTGCGCG is drawn from Thermoanaerobaculia bacterium and contains these coding sequences:
- a CDS encoding ACP S-malonyltransferase, with translation MTAWLFSGQLSEHAGMGADFFAASAEARELLARTSDRCGFDLGGALADPARVGDNRVAQPGVFLVSVLAARELFRRGRVPAAIAGYSLGNYAALVAAGAVSDDDALTVLLAVFDTVERLDIRGGMGAVIGIPAAAVEEVCAGLRGRGAPVWIGNVNAATQLVLTGSEAGIEGALAELAPRALKVIRLPMTWPIHSALMEPVARAVRPIVEGCASIAAPRFPLYAGHRAERIDSAAAVADLLARQIALPSRWKETVETMFADGHRDFLEVGPGETLSRMLRWIVREGRCRPAGTLAAIESVTAAA